The DNA sequence TCACGCCCCACGACGCGGAACTCATCCGGCAGGTACGCCGCCGGGTCGATCTTCTCGAGCCGCTTCGGATCCGGCACGTCGGACAGGAACGTCACCAGGAACCGGGAGGGAGCCTCCTCGGCGCCAGGGAGAGGGTTCGCCTGGATCGCCGCGGCCAGCTCATCCCGGGTGCGAACGAGGACGGAGACCTGGAAGCCAAACTCCTCGGTGATGGCTGCCTCGATCTGCCTGGCGAGCTGGGCTGGAGCCTTCTTCTTGCTGGTGAAGACGGCGTTGCCGCTCTGGAGGAGGGTCGCGACGTCGGTGTAGCCGAGTCCCTCCAGCAGCTGACGCAGCCGCGCCATCGGGACCTTCTTGTTTCCACCGACATTGATACCGCGCAGCAAGGCGACATACCGGGCCATGGCCCCGGGCTTTAACACGCGGGCAACAGACTGCGCGCGGCAGCCGTCCCAGGCTCGCAGTCCTGCAGATCTCCTCCCTCTCTGCTGCCAAGACTGGGGGCCTCACCTCTTCCGCCTACACTGACTTGAGAGGCCGGTTTCAGTGACACGGGCTGGTATCTACGGGTGGTTACTGGCGCCACACCGTTGGTGTAGGGCTTCCCAAGAGGCATCGAAGGGAACACGAAGGGGCACCAGGGAGAAGACTATGATTCCGCGACACTCCAAGTCACCGGAACCCATAGAGATTTCCTGGCTTGTTAAGAATTATCCACAGGCTCTGGGGGTGACTTGCAGAGGCTGGAGGGCCTTTTTACCTTGAGGCCATTCATTCTTCGATGGAGACCATGCACAATGGAGGGCCCATCCAAGCCAGAAAGAAAGCTGAAACGGATGCCGATGTCCCTGACTGCTCGGAAGTTGCTCCGAGCATTGTTGCGGCATCAGAAGAAGCATCGGCTCGTCTTTCGCCAGATCTATCGT is a window from the Hyalangium ruber genome containing:
- a CDS encoding DUF1697 domain-containing protein, whose amino-acid sequence is MARYVALLRGINVGGNKKVPMARLRQLLEGLGYTDVATLLQSGNAVFTSKKKAPAQLARQIEAAITEEFGFQVSVLVRTRDELAAAIQANPLPGAEEAPSRFLVTFLSDVPDPKRLEKIDPAAYLPDEFRVVGREIYARFPNGIGESKLAIVLTGTRLGVTPTARNWATVTKLLELADR